tatattgataatctattaatattaattttggtgatattaataattatgttaAATATTGTCTAATAACTAGACTAGATTATTTGCATCACCAACAATTGTTAATGTTACCAATGATCAATTAAGGAAAGTGCTTTCAATTTGAAATCCTATCAACCATTAATACATGTTTTAACGATGCATGTATGGGATTGTGTCAAGGGAAATGATGTAATGACAGAGCTCATAAACAATTTGTGAGGTAAGGCAAACCCTGCAGACCAGCATCTACCCTGATAAAAGTACGTGGATGATTTGGAGCTTTGCATGAGAACTCAGTGGCATTTTCTACTGAAAAGATGACATGTCTTCATTGTTGTAGGAATACAAACTGAAAAAgggttcatttgtttttttctgtttgattaTATCAAGAGGTTAAACATTTTTATGTCTCTTCAATGTTTCTCTAAGatgtcaaatgcaattcaatcTCAGACAAACATCACTGTTGGGCGGGGGGTACTGGAAAGAGTGTTATTTATCACTCTGACTACAGTACcatgctgtgtgtttatcttCATTAATGGGGTCATGTTATTCACCTTGAGGAGTAAATTAGTGTTTTGTGAGACCTCCCGTTACACTCTTCTATTCAACCTCCTTTTTGCAGATACTGTTCAGCTGGCACTGAGCCAGTTACTGTACTTAATAGCTGCATGTAGAATAAGGCTGACATATCCTGTGTGTGGTGTTCTCAGCATGCTCTCTTATCTTACATTTGAGATCTCCCCTCTCACACTGGTGCTGATGTCTCTGGAGAGATATGTGGCTGTGTGCTTCCCACTGAGGCACgctaccatcatcaccatcagaaACACAGCAGTGGCTATCATTGTGGTTTGGGCCTTCAGTTCACTAAATATCCTCACACGAGTTCTTTTACTGTTAGATTTTCCATTTGAAGACATGGAGAGCCTGCAGATGAAATATTTTTGCGCCAAAGAAAACATGCTACTTGGCCCATTGTCTGATGATTATGAAAAAGCGTACACTTACTCTCTGTTTGTATCAGCTGGAGTGGCAGTCACTTCCACCTATATTGGTGTGATGATAGCAGCCAGGTCAGCCTCCACAGACAAAGCTTCAGCTCATAAGGCTCGTAACACTCTGTTGCTTCATCTGGTGCAGCTGGGCCTCAGTCTCTCTTCAACTATATACAACCCCTTGCTTATAGCACTCTCAAAGGTCCTAAACAGGATAGTCTTGGTGCGCATTCAGAttgttatttatgtgtgtattgTTATCTTTCCCAGATGTCTGAGTGCTCTTATCTATGGCATCAGAGACCAGACCATCAGACCCATCCTCATATGCCATCTATGCTGTCGACTGAAAGTCTCAGTCATCCCAGCCAAGACTGGGCTCTCACTGTAGAATACACAGAATGAATATTTGTGAAGTCTATCTTAAAACAATGCATGTCCATATTTACATCAAAACTCTTTTTGGTCACAGGAATTGTTTTTCTTGTTCAAAATGGCTATGAAGACATCCCTCCCTACTCCTATTCCAATGTGTGAGATGGGAGACAAAATCTACAGTCTTTGTTCTGTCAAAAATGCATTCTAAAGTTTAGCTGAAGCTAATATGAGGCATCAGTAGTCTGGGTTATTGAAACAAAGTGGATACCTTCCATGTCAGGGACTTGTTTGAACAAAATTCCCTCTTTCAGTTACTATCCCTCCACTGCAGCTCTGTAAGAAAACAATGTGTGGGGAAACAAATACCCACTTGACTTAGTTAACTCAGACTGTTGAGGCCTGATAACAACTTTGGTTGAATTTTGGAATGATTTTTTTGCACAGATTGAGGACTGCTGATTTTGTCTTCCATCTCTTCCATTGGAATCACATTAGGAAGGGATTTCTTCAGGGCCTGTACGGATGAAAGCAATAACTACAGCAAAAACTATTTCAATGTACATATGGGCATATGAGTATTGTTTTAAGACGGACTTTAAaaaatttgaatgtattcttttgattattaaaaaaaagtatttcttatttatttgagTATGGCATATGGAATGAAcggaatttatttttaaaatgttcaaaatgggATAAGCAGCAATTGATGATGATATTTATGGCCTACTGTATATGAATACTTCTgttaagtaaagaaaaaataatgtggATATTGCCCATGTGCTATTTATTATgcaacaaaaataattaatctTTTTCTGTAATATCTCTTATTTGATCatttactatgactttgttcACTTACATTTCTGCATTAACAAACtcaaattataaaatatgtatataaataaagacaaattagGAAACTACAAGAGTGTTAACTGCCCtcattcaaacaaaacaaatgaaaagctTGTGTAGTATTTCACTTGATTAACTAGCACTCCAAATAAAGATCATTACAATTTAATTACAAACAACAATTATATCTTCCACCAACCATTAATCTCAATAAAAATGAAGGTGACATACACCTACAAGTTGTAGAATACACTATTATATGAACAATAATTGATAGCATAGTGTTTGGATGCACTGAGCACTTTGAGCACTTTCCTTATCCGAAGTGAGGGTCAAAGAACAGAGGGTGTCGTAAgatgtacagattgtaaaatcccttgaggcaaatttgtgattagTGATATTAGGCTATATTGACATTACTGGACTTGACACTCTTAAGATGTTATGTTTCATTAACATATGAAGAACTGGAATACACCTCATGGCCTTTGTGTGGTTTACGTTAGAAGAAACTGACGTGCAGTAGTTGATCTCATGTGCCTTGCAAACTGATAGATTTAGGAATTATTGAAGAGGCTCTCTAAGATGAACACCTGTTGTTTTGTTAATATGAATGTAACTTAAGTGGTAAGAGTTAATAATAGTTAGTGTTTCCCTAAAAAATGTCCATGGACATGCTCCCAATAACTACTCCAAGCTGGGTAGGTGCTGCTGCATCATGAGCCATTTTCTTATACAAACTcctgaaaatgtccaaacaaTCAGGTACAGACGTTGTCCAGATTTGCCCCTACAACTATGTTGTACACAAAAGGAGATGGTGTGTGTCAGACGTGTTCTCACCTACAGGAAAtacttggtttggtttaggctAGGGGTGGCAATTGCAGCAAGAGACTTGAATACGGATGACGCCACATGGCATGGATTAGACCACAGTCACGTAGTCGGTTCGTAATTTGGTAATAAACAACTGAGTCTCTTGCTGTTCCTTGAATTTGTCGGACGATTTCAGTGTCGGTCCAGAAATCCAAGAATCTCGTTGTCTCTCCAGCTACGCATTTTCGTTGACATCTTTGCTTAAATTACTTTTCTTCTTTGCCCTCGGATGTTTATATTTTCAGGTTTCGCACCAGCCACATGATAGAACCGTCATCAACAAGCCCACTCGCTGGCCGTGAATTCTCCGGACAGTGATCGTCTCCATTCTCACATGGGCACAATCGGATATTACAAAGACTTTGTACTAGGGAGCTGGCAGGGTAAAGTATTTTGAATGTCCGGTTCAACTGATTCTGACATTTGCGttctcatatacagtacaaCTCCTTCGGGTATTGTCATTTGATCTTTTTCAATTCAATTgattttatatagcatcaattCATAACTTAAGTTATCTTGAGTCACTTTGAAAATAGAGCAGGTCTAAACCATACTGTATAATTTCAGGAGAAAAGATTTTCAGGATTGCAGTGCATTTATGAAAGGTTGGGTACGATGACGAGGATCAGGGGATTGAGGAGGTGGTGGTACAGACATTacatcacctttttttttttaacaatgctGGCATGTGATTGTCTTCAGAAAAGTGATGTAACAACACAGCTCATAAACAATAGGTGAAGGAAGGTAAACCCTTCAGAGAAGCTTCTACCCTGATAAAAGTATGTAGATGATTTGGAATTTTGCATGTGAACTAATTGCCATTCTCTGCTCAAAAGATGACTCATCTTCATTGTTGTAGGAATACAAACTGAAAAAGGGTCCATGTTTCTGTCTAATTACATCAAGAGTTTATACATTTTATGTCTCTTCAATGTTTTCTCTAAGATGTCAAATTTAATTCAATCTCAGACCAACATCACTGTTGGGCGTGGGGTACTGGAAAGAGTATTATTTATCACTCTGACCACAGTACcatgctgtgtgtttatcttCATTAATGGGGTCATGTTATTCACTTTGAGGAGTAAATTAGTGTTTCGTGAGACCTCCCGTTACATTCTTCTATTCAACCTCCTTTTTGCAGACACTATACAGCTGGCACTGAGCCAGTTACTGTACTTAATAGCTGCATGTAGAATACGGCTGACATATCCTGTTTGTGGTGTTTTCAACATGCTCTCTGATCTCACATTTGAAATCTCCCCTCTCACACTGGTGCTGATGTCTCTGGAGAGATATGTGGCTGTGTGCTACCCACTGAGGCACgctaccatcatcaccatcagaaACACAGCAGTGGCTATCATTGTGGTTTGGGCTTTCACTTCACTTAATGTCTTCACAcgagttattttactgttagatTTCCCATTTGACGACCTGGAGAGCCTGCAGATGAAATATTTTTGCGCCAAAGAAAACATGCTACTTGGCCCAATGTCTGATGATTATGACAAAGCGTACACTTACTCTCTGTTTGTATCAGCTGGAGTGGCAGTCACTTCCACCTATATTGGTGTGATGATAGCAGCCAGGTCAGCCTCCACAGACAAAGCTTCAGCCCAGAAAGCTCGTAATACACTGCTGCTTCATCTGGTGCAGCTGGGCCTCAGTCTCTCTTCAACTATATACAACCCCTTGCTTATAGCACTCTCAAAGGTCCTAAACAGGATAGTCTTGGTGCGCATTCAGAttgttatttatgtgtgtattgTCATCTTTCCCAGATGTCTGAGTGCTCTTATCTATGGCATCAGAGACCAGACCATCAGACCCATCCTCATATTCCATCTATGCTGTCGACTGAAATTCTCAGTCATCCCAGCCAAGGCTGGGCTCTCACTCTAGAATACACAGAATGCATATTTGTGAAGTCTATCTTAAAACAATGTATGTCCATATTTACATCAAACTGTTTTTGGTCACAGGAATTGTTTTTCTTGTTCAAAATAGAAATGGTTCAAAAGACATCCCTCCCTGCTCCTATTCCAATGTGTGAGATGGGGGACAAAATCTACAGTCTTTGTTCTGTCAAAAATGCATTCTAAAGTTTAGCTGAAGCTAATATGAGGCATCAGTAGTCTGGGTTATTGAAACAAAGTGGGTACCTTCCATGTCAGGGatttgtt
This portion of the Sebastes umbrosus isolate fSebUmb1 chromosome 17, fSebUmb1.pri, whole genome shotgun sequence genome encodes:
- the LOC119475978 gene encoding odorant receptor 131-2-like gives rise to the protein MSMDMLPITTPSWMSNLIQSQTNITVGRGVLERVLFITLTTVPCCVFIFINGVMLFTLRSKLVFRETSRYILLFNLLFADTIQLALSQLLYLIAACRIRLTYPVCGVFNMLSDLTFEISPLTLVLMSLERYVAVCYPLRHATIITIRNTAVAIIVVWAFTSLNVFTRVILLLDFPFDDLESLQMKYFCAKENMLLGPMSDDYDKAYTYSLFVSAGVAVTSTYIGVMIAARSASTDKASAQKARNTLLLHLVQLGLSLSSTIYNPLLIALSKVLNRIVLVRIQIVIYVCIVIFPRCLSALIYGIRDQTIRPILIFHLCCRLKFSVIPAKAGLSL
- the LOC119475977 gene encoding odorant receptor 131-2-like — its product is MSLQCFSKMSNAIQSQTNITVGRGVLERVLFITLTTVPCCVFIFINGVMLFTLRSKLVFCETSRYTLLFNLLFADTVQLALSQLLYLIAACRIRLTYPVCGVLSMLSYLTFEISPLTLVLMSLERYVAVCFPLRHATIITIRNTAVAIIVVWAFSSLNILTRVLLLLDFPFEDMESLQMKYFCAKENMLLGPLSDDYEKAYTYSLFVSAGVAVTSTYIGVMIAARSASTDKASAHKARNTLLLHLVQLGLSLSSTIYNPLLIALSKVLNRIVLVRIQIVIYVCIVIFPRCLSALIYGIRDQTIRPILICHLCCRLKVSVIPAKTGLSL